The Cervus canadensis isolate Bull #8, Minnesota chromosome 13, ASM1932006v1, whole genome shotgun sequence genomic interval CAGTGGGCACAGTTCCTGTTCCGCTGTCCCAAGGGGGGTACTCACCTTGGTCACCGTGGGCCACAGCATCTCCTGGGTTTGATTGTGCTGTGTGTCCTGCCAGCCCccttcatcctcttctcttcatgtcattaaaacaaaaacaagcaaaactcaAGCAGAGAGGATTGTGGTTGAAGGGATGTGAGTCATTGTTTACAGAGCTGAGCCTGACAACAGCTATATGAATTGTCTTTATATAAGTCCTAATATGGTGTCTAGTACCTCTGACTGCCAACTCATTACACTTGTTTTCAATAataggattaattttttttaaaaaaagctatttaGATTACCAGGAAAACTGAGCATATAGGACAGTTTCCATaaacccccaacacacacacacacacacacaccaccaccatcccccacCTTATTAGCGGCTTATGAGTGGGATACACTTGTTGCAATTAATGAGCCAGTATTGATACCCTATTACAAACTGGAATCTGTAGTTTTTctagatttccttagtttttgttttaaataatttgtttattgAGCAGCTTCCATGTACAAGGTATTATTAGAGTGTTgggtcttttacatttttatattacagttgatttacgatgttaatttcaggtgtatagcagccTTAGGTTTTAAGGCTCCTCTGCTCCAGTGTCCCGTCCAGAAACCCAAGTGTGTCCCTCTGCCACGTCTCTGtgggctcctcttggctgtgacgaTTCCTTAGATGCTCCTGTTTTGGTGACTTAGATAGTTTTCAACAGTGGTGTGCCCCTCTATTGgaatttatcttttgtttttttcatgattagactggggttataaagtttgcttgtttttcatagattattttttagagcagtttcagTTTCCCAGCAAAGTTGAGCGGAAGTTCATAGAGATAAGGTGTCACTTCTCCAACATCATATTTAGGGCAGTAGTATTGGCTTGATTTATGGCCTCTGTGCTGGCCTCCGGTCACCAGGCCGAAGCAGAGCTTGTTGGGGTCTGCACGGGacatctctctttcttccctgccccctctcccgTCTTACTGGACTCTGGATGGAGACTTGTTACCGtttgcgcgcacacacacacgtgcacacacgcaaAGAAAACCCCAGCTTCCCACTCTGTCTCCCTTATGCTTCTTATAAATCGGTCTCAGCGCCTCTGCTTTAAGCCCTTCACCACACACAGCTGCCCAGCTCCACGGAAGCCACATTCCCCACCCTCCCATGCTGCTCCTGTCTCCTGGACGTCATCTCCCTTCCTTCCAGCTGTTTAAACCCTGCCGGCTGTTGAGGGTGCAGCCTGGGGGTTTTGCTTACACTGTGAGACCCTCCTGGGGCCCCTCAGCCCTTTTCTGACCTTCCCATGGTGTGTGCTGCTGACGCGGGCCCCTCAGCCCCACGCAGCCTCTGTGTTAGACATGAGCTCTGCTGTGGGCAGCATTGGGGTTTGTAATAATGGCTCAGATGTACCCTCGATTAAGGGCTTACAGAAGACAATTCAGGAATCACAGCCCGGGAcgtccctgggggtccagtggctaagactccacatccccagtgcagggggctagGGTTCCgttcctgttcagggaactagatcttgcatGCTGTAAAAAGATCCCatacgctgcaactaagaccaggtatagccaagtaaataaataaataaaataagtattggTGGGGGGGAGAATCATAGCCAGTGCCTGTAATATAAAACACGTttattctcctgcattggcaggtggattctttatcggtggcaccacctggaaagcccaaaacacatttattctgaAAGGGTAAATTTCAggaatggaagtgaaagtgaagtgaagtgaagtcactcagtcgtgtccgactctttgcgaccccgtggactgtagcctaccaagctcctccatccatggaattctccaggcaagaatactggagtgggttgccatttccttctccagggaatggaGAACACCTATTAATCACACTCCTTGCTGTTAGCTTCTGCTTTTCTGTGTCTTTTACCTCAAGTTGAAGAactgcttcttcagcatttgttttttgGTGAGAAACTACTACAGTGAGGAGGACGCAGGAGGGAGTCAGGACGAGGGGGCTGGAGGCCCGCTCAGGGATTCTTGAGACGGCCCGGGGACACATGAGGAGTGACCCCTTGGTGGTGTCTGCCCTGGGAAGTGTACTTCGGGCCGCGGCCTAGGCTCCGGGGGGATTAAACACGCAGCCAGAGAGCTTCCTCGTCTGAGCCAGCCTGGCTGGAAGTCGTGCAGCCAGCGCAGCGGTGCCTGCCCAGGGCCCCGTGGGCTGTCGGCTCTGAGCGGTGCGCCCCTCCCCGCAGGTGTGCTGGCTGGCTCCCGAGCAGACGGCGGGGAAGAAGAAGCCCTTCGTCTACACCCAGGGCCAGGCCGTCCTGAACCGAGCCTTCTTCCCGTGCTTTGACACCCCCGCTGTGAAGTGCAGATACTCCGCTCTCCTCGAGGTGAGGGGGCCCTGTGTCCCTGCCCTGGGGACTGGAACAGTCCTCTCTATCAGGTCACCTTTCAGGGGATGCTTACAGACCCTCTGAAGAACTCCTCCACCTGCAGAAGTTTTATCTGTGCTAAAGCCCATCGGTTGAGCCCAAGTTTAGTTTCTAGAAGCCTCTGTACTTCCGGTGGCCTGCAGGCCGCCATCATCACCAGGCAGGCTGCTGATGGAAAGTTGGCTCTGTCCAGGTGAAACCTTGCTGGCTTCCTCTGTCCTCAGGTTCCAGATGGCTTCACCGCTGTGATGAGTGCTGACGCCTGGGAGGAGCGCGGCCCCAATAAGTTCTTCTTCCGGATGAGTCAGCCCATCCCCTCCTACCTGATAGCCTTGGCCATCGGAGATCTGGTTTCGGCTGAAGTTGGACCCAGGTGGGAGACCAAGACCCCGGAGGCAAGACTGGACCAACCTCCAAGCAAGGAGCCCTCTGACCAGCGAGCAGACCTGTTGGGGGGGTTCTCGGGGCAGTGTCGGCCTGCCCCGAGTCCAACCCTTTCTGTGGCACAGGGCGCGGCCTGAGGGCATCGGaggactgtcctttccccactcCTCCCTCCCGTCCTGCGCTGAGACCCAGTCCTGCCGTGTCCTGGCCCGTGCAGAGAGAGCTCTGAGCTCAGGCAGCAGTCTAGATCCCCTTCTAGCTACTATGTGCGCTTTCTTATCACTGCCAAATCTCCTTGCCTTCTCTGGCGCTTGATTCCTGGAAACACCCGCCTTGCTCTTACTGTCTCCCTCCCAGGAGGCCGGAGCACGCTCTCTCCTGTCTGCTCTGGATGCAGAGGCCCAGGCCTGGGCTGACGCTGTGAAGGGAGGGGGCTTTAGTGGAGGTGAATAAGGATTTTGTCAGGTGTCCCCCAAAGAGAAATTGACGAGGCGCCCGGGTTCTCCTGGTCATCATCCTGTCCACCAGCGTACCTTGCCTGCGGCGGGAGGGTCGGCTGGACGTGGCTGCCCTGGTGGCGGTGCTGTCCTTCGCTCTGCCGGCCCCGGAGGTGCTGGCCGGGCGCCAGGCCTCAGACAGGGCTCAGCAGCGGCACAGGCACCGCACGCCTCCGCTCCTGCCGTCAGAGGGAGCGCTGGGCGGGCCTGTCGGCGTCCGCTTCCAGCCACGGGCTCCGGGCAGCCCCGGACCTGCGGGACGAGGGGCCCCTTCCTGGTGCAGGGCAGTGGGTGACCGGAGGCACGCCAGCCCACAGCCgcaggaaagcagagaaggagagggaCATCTTCCAGGGGTTTACTCCTGCCACGTTCTGTTCGGAAGAGGATGAGCTGCTGGCATGGAGCGAGACCAGTCGTTTCTGAAGCCACCGGGCGGTTGGGGAGCTGGGCCTCCATGTGGGGGCAGGCCTGCTACCTGCAGGAGCTCCCAGTGCCCGCTCCGCAGGCGGGGCCAGCCCTCCGGCTCCGTGTGGGCCTCACCTCTGTCCTGGGTTGCCTGCCCACGGGCTCGCCAGCTCCCTGGGAGGCGGAGGTCGACTGGTCCAGGCCGACTCTGACCACCGCGCCACCCTCTCTGCACCCTTGTCCACAGGAGCCGGGTGTGGGCTGAGCCCTGCCTCATCAACGCTGCCAAGGAGGAGTACAACGGGGTCATAGAGGAGTTTTTGGCAACGGGAGAAAAGCTCTTCGGACCCTACGTGTGGGGAAGGTGAGGTGTCACGGGGGCTTCACGTCTGTGGTTCCCGCCCCCCGGGGTgcaggggcggggaggagaggaCAGCCAGCCTGACCCGCCGTGTCCATGACTGAGGCGGGCCCGAGGTGGGGGTTTCAGGACAGCGGCGAGCAGGCGGATGCTGGATTGGAGGTGGGATTCGCTGTGGGGATGCGGCTGACTTGCCTTTCCCGTCACTGGGGGCAGCCCCACTCTCTGTTTGCTGTCTTCAGACTTGAGGTCTCCTGAACAAGAGGCCCCATCAGGTCTGCGGGGAGCTGGGTGTTGGGAAGGGCCGGGAGAGGGGGGCACTGGGGACCACCCAGTAGTGGGATGGAGCCACACCCCGCATGACCGCCTGCCCCCGGCAGGTACGACGTGCTCTTCATGCCCCCATCCTTCCCGTTCGGGGGGATGGAGAACCCCTGCCTGACCTTCGTCACGCCCTGCCTTCTGGCCGGAGACCGCTCCCTGGCCGACGTCATCATCCACGAGATCGCCCACAGCTGGTTTGGGAACCTGGTGACCAACGCCAACTGGGGGGAGTTCTGGCTGAACGAAGGCTTCACCATGTACGCCCAGAGGAGGATCTCCTCCGTTCTGTTCGGTGAGTCGCCGTGGGGACCTGCCTCTCCGTCctgggcccgccaggctcctctggggtgTCCGGGGCAGCAGTGCAGGGAGCCCCGGACGGCCGTGGCGGCCAGCTCACGACACAGTTAAGCTTGTCACAGTTCCCGCCGCGCTGCAGTCACGCGTCAGCAGGGCCCGGGGGCTGAGGGAGCCCTGGGCAGTCTAGTTGGCCGGAGGGCCCGGGTGGTGGGCATGCCTCCCCGAGCCTGCGTGCCCCAGGGGCGTGGCCCTGCCGTGACTCAGGTGTCAGTTCCCGCGCCAAGTGCGTGGTCAGGTCACTGTCAGCCTCGCGTTGTGTGGAACACCGGGTGCCGGCCTTGACTGGGTGCTGCGCTCGCCGCCTTCACCGCCGTGTGCAGTTCACAAAGCAGAGAGGGTGGGAAGTGTGCTCACCGCCACTCGGCAGCTGAAGGCAGACCTTCACATTGCGCCCAGCCACACTTTTGAAATAACGTTCCCAGCACCATCTCTATTGAAAACCCACGGTGTACAGGtgctttttggcttttttttattctttctctgatTAAAATCTATTTTGGTGCCTATGGGAAAGTACACAGCATAATATTTACCTGTCATTTCACCATTCAGAGATGATTGGTGGATATCCTTTCCGATGTATTAATagttctctttgtgtgtgtgaatcaTCAGACCATACATGGCTTTAGAACTGTCATTTTTGTTAGCCTAGTAAAGTTAAACGTTTTCCTGAGTCATTAAATTTTCTTGTACTGCTGCagaagaatttaaataaattcataagTTATTCCATCAGCCTCCAGTTGTAggttggtctgtaattttctttttttttttaatttaaacaaacaaaaatcttaatttttttgttgttgttgctcttttGGCCACACCtaggggcatgtgggatcttagttcccgaccaaGACTTGAACCCACACCCTTTGCAatagaagcacagtcttaaccactgaattgccagggaagtccctcgttTTTCCAACAAAATAATATTCTGATAAACATCTTTACGTAGGTTCACATGTATCTCAGATGATTTCAATAAATTCCTTGAAGTGTGCTTGTCAGGACTTGAACattttaaaggcctttttttCAAAGCATGTATTGTCTCCTGCCTCCCAGAAAGTTTGTAGAGGTTTATTCTTTCATCAGGGCACGGAGCAGGAGGGTCTTGGCCGCTGGGAATCCTGCAGTGGTCTCTGAGACCGTGCACGCTGGACCCTGAGGCGGGCGGGCTATCGCCCCAGGTCAGAGCATCTGGCGGGCGGCAGTGAGGCTGGTGCTCACCGTCCTGCCAGAAGAAGACCGGGGACCCGAGGAAAGGCTCAGGTGACCATTTCTCCTGTGCGATAGGAGCAGTCAGATGGGCAGGTTCCGTTTTGGGGGATGGTCAGACTCCCGCTCTACAGACACCATCATGCTGCACAGAAGGCCCCTGCCAGAGGGACCGTGTGCAGGAGACAGGCCGAGGGGTCGGCTGTCCACAGCCTCCCTGCCCGCGGTCCTCGGGGAGGCGCGCGTGGGGTGCCAGCCCCTCTTCTGCCCACAGGGCCCGCCTACACCTGCTTGGAAGCCGCCACCGGGCGGGCACTGCTGCGGCAGCACATGGACATCACGGGCGAGGACCACCCTCTGAACAAGCTGCGCGTGCGGATCGAGCCCGGTCAGCACCCACCCGCCCCGCGTGCCCCGGTCCCTCGGCGGGGAGGAGCCCCCGAGGCCCTCCCCGCTGCTCCGGCCAGTTCTGAGTGACTCCGCGTTGCCCTGCTTGTCCGGGTCACTGTCCTTGGTCAGCTCAGCCCTTTGGGATTTGTAGAACAAGGTCGCCTGTCCTTACAGAGGGCATGACCCAGAAAGCCCGTGACTGCTCCGAGGTCATGGATTTTTGTTTCCTAACGTTGTTATTTCCCCATGTGACTAATTGAAACCTTTCTGTGCAGCTGAAGCCTCTGACTCTGATGGAGAGCTCCCTATAGACGGATAGTTCGTTAACTTGGCTCCAGAGCATCTGCAGAAACCCCCATTGTTCTGGTGGGCGGCCACATGGTGGGGGGTGACCGTGGGGCTAGGGAGGCCCCACGAGCACAGCAGCCCCGGGCTCCCCCTGTCGTCCCTCTCGAGACCCTGGAGACAGGCCGGGCTGCCCTGGGGAGAGGGCGTTGGTCTTTCCACAGCCGCTCTGAAGCTCTGAATCCGGAGCTTTCTCTGCAGGGGTCGACCCGGATGACACCTACAACGAGACCCCCTACGAGAAAGGCTTCTGCTTTATCTCCTACCTGGCCCACCTGGTGGGTGACCAGGACCAGTTTGATGACTTCCTCAAGGTAATCAGCTCGAGGTGAGGGgggcgtgggggcggggggcgggggggctctgCACAGCTGACTGTGCTGCCCCTTCGTCCTTGCAGGCCTACGTGGACGAGTTCAAGTTCCAAAGCATCTTAGCTGACGACTTCCTGGACTTCTTCCTGGACTATTTCCCTGAGCTGAAGAAAAAGAGGGTGGATTCCATCCCGGGTGAGCAGAGGAGCCGGCCCACGGCTTCCAGGAGGTCGTGGAGGGTGGGGTCTGCTTTCCGCCCTGAGGGACCAGTGTGTTCCCCTGGGGGTGGCGCTTTGGGGTGGCCCCGGGGCCCCACAGAAGGACCTCTGCCACCCCCAGCTTCCTTTGCCCCACTCGGCCTTTCTgctcctgtctgccctctggtttCCCTGTCTCTGAGACACAGTCAGACCCTGAGCCCTGCCCAGGCCACTGCCGCCCCGAGGGGCTCCCCGGGCAGGACCGGGGCGGCTGCCCTGCCTGGAGAGCTGGTGGGAGGCCTGTGACCCCTGAGGTgtgcccctgctccctgctctgTGCTGGGGAGGGTGGACTTCCCCCCAGGTGATGAGGGTAGGACCCCCCCAGCTGCTGAGGGCAGGACACCAGAGCCCAGGAGCATCGGTACAGCTGCTCTGCTCGTGGGGGTGGGCCGTGTCCCCTGTGTCCCCTGACGGCTCATTTCTGCACAGAACAGGCCCAGATGGGAAGGGGATCAGCCGGGGCTGTAGGCATCACGGGGGCTGGGACCCCGCAGAGCAGGTGGCCATGGGGCAGTGGTGTCAGCATTGGGGGAGGACTTGGGAGCTGCCCAGGCGGGCTGACCGTGGCACTGGCGGGGAGTTCTGACGGGGTCTTCTCTTCTGCCAAGTAGGATTCGAGTTTGATCGCTGGCTGGACACCCCGGGCTGGCCGCCTTACCTCCCGGACCTCTCTCCCGGGGACTCGCTCATGAGGCCGGCAGAGGAGCTGGCCCAGCTGTGGGCGGCCCAGGAGCTGGACCCAAGGGCCATCGACGCCGTGCCCACCTCTGCCTGGAAGACCTACCAGCTGGTGTACTTCCTGGATAAGATCCTGCAGAAGTCCCCGCTCCCTCCTGGTGAGAAAGAGCGGGCCGCTCCCTCGGGGCTGGGGCAGATGCCATGTGCGTCCTGGGTGGCGGGGGatgggagcctggggtgggggcaggtctgCATGGGGTGGAGTGTCCACCCGCTTCCCAGGCAGGAAAACCAGAGGCTCGCCGGGTCCTCGGCCCGTACAGGGCAGTCTCCCCTCACCCTCACCGTGATGCCTTCCGATCCTCATCACTGCCCTGTGAGCCCAGGGCTGCGGAGCCCGGGGCACCAACCACTCACTCAGCCCAcaggcggggtgggggtgtggcccggcccggcccccgcCCTTCAGCACGAGTGCCCCGTTGCTGCTCAGCCAGAAATAGTACCAAGGGCTGCGCCCCAGAAAAGCAGTTAGAGCAAGATGCCGGCTAGCAGGTGCTGGTGGGAGGGGTGGCAGGCAGGACGTCTGGGGGCGCACACGCTCTGGTCTGGGGAGGAAGGAGCGTAGGAGGTCGAGATGTTTTGTATACACATTTTATCTTATTATTGTAAAAATTTTCATTGGCgagtagttgctttacaatattgtgttggtttctgatgtACATCAGCGTGAATCCTCCGTGAGCATACACGTGATCCATCCATTTTGAACCTTCCTCGCACCCCGCTGATGtactttttttaatgcttattttatttacttatttggctgcgctggatcttagttttggcatttgagctctttagttgtggcgtgtgggatctacttccccaGGCAGGGGTCGAAGCTGGGCCCCTGCttcagaagcacagagtcttaggcAGAGCCCACCAGGGACGTGCCCGTCTGTATGACGTCAAGGGAAGGTGGTTGGAAGAGCTGTGAAGCTGGGGCAGGTGCACGTCCAGGGCATGACCGCGTTGGGCCCGAAGGTGCAGGATGAGTGGGTGCCTGGAGCCTTCGGAGATGTGACTCCGGAGCCCCCGGAGGGCCTCGGGCAGACACGCGGCCTCCTCAGTGTGGGGCTCTGCTGGCAGCGTCTTTCATGACCcgtttcttttctccagggaacGTGAAGAAACTTGGAGAGATGTACCCAAAGATTTCAAACGCCCAGAACGCGGAGCTGCGGCTGCGATGGGGCCAGATTGTCCTCAAGAACGACCACCAGGAGGACTTCTGGAAAGTGAAGGAATTCCTGCACAGCCAGGTGGGCACCTCCGGCTCCCTGACCCACCCCTGCGGGCAGGGCCCTGCAGGCTGACCTCTCTGGGGCAAAGGGCCTGGCAGGTCCCGAGAGCAGGCTGTGGTGCCGCCCTGCGCGGGGAGGCCGCCCGGCCTGGGAGCGTGTGCAGGTCAGCCGGAGAGGCCCGAGGGGAGGGGCTGGTCAGCATTGGCTGGATGCTGGGAGGGAGGCAAGACGGGTCATGCGTCAGCGGGGCTGGTCTGGGGGAGAGGCCAGAGGCTAGGAGAAGTGAGGGAAGGTAAGCAAAGGGTCCTGGCGCCTGGGGAGGCCTGTGCCTGAGGGTTCAGAGGCCAGCCGGCCTGCTGGGGAGGTCGTTCCGTGAGAGTCCAGAGGAGGGCCGGAGACGGGCCGCAGGCCAGACTAGGTCAGGCTCCCTCCCGAGCCCCTGAGCCCCCCGCCTCGGGGGTCGGCATCCTGTGTGACCGTCTGGTGCAGCTGTCGGGGTGCGGCTTCCTTCTTGGCTATGGATGGTCCACCGGAGCCCCATGTATGGGTTAGGCACTGCGGTCTTGGCCGTGTGCTGCCGCCTCGGAGCTCTGACCTCTTAGAGCTCTAAGCTGTGGAGCCTCCGTGAGGGTCTATGGCCTCTGAGAAGATTCCAGAACACGAGGCCTCGTGTCTGGGAAGCCCCGCCCCTTCCAGCACGGAAATCCACATCCCTTTGGGCCCTGGGGCAGCAGGAGGCTGGGCCGTCAGATGGGCcccggggcaggggcagggctgcGACCCTCAAGCTGGCCGACAGGCCCTGAGCACGAGCCGCCTCTCGCAGGGGAAGCAGAAGTATACGCTCCCGCTGTACCACGCCATGATGGCGGGCAGTGCGGCCGCCCAGACCCTCGCCAAGGAGACCTTTGCAGCCACGGCTCCCCAGCTGCACAGCAACGTGGTCCACTACGTCCAGCAGATCGTGGAGCCCCTGGGCAGGTAGAGGTTCCCGCCCCGGCTCTGCAAGCTCGGCGCACAGCGGCTGCTCCAGGTCAAGGCCCCACGAGGGCACCTGATCCCCGACCCTGGGCTTCTGCTCTGACGGGCCGGCCCTGGACCCGGCCTGTGACCGAGAACCTCCCTgctccctgggctgggggtggcaggcctcccctccccactggggTCTCGGGAGAGCAggcatggttttcttttttctttccttttttattctttaatttcttttgctgATTTTTGAAATACTGTGCCAAGGGCTGATTTCTGGAGATTCTTTTTTCAGgtttaatcattattttaataaatattttaaaatgaaaagtgtttTGGTGACTGAAATTTCTTCTCCCAGGCCCCCCTCTGTTCTGAGCGGGTCAGGGCAGGACGCTCTCCCTGTCCTTTAGGGGCACGGGCTGCAGGTGGGGTGCCCCGAGCTGTGAGGAGCAGGACCGCGCGGGGTTCTGCGGGAAGCGTGTCCATGGCAGCGGCGGCCACTCTCCCGGAGGGGGCAGGCCATCCTCTGcaggcctcccccacccctctttaACGCTGCTGCAGGTGGCTGAGCCCTGGAGCGTTTTCTCTGCCCCCCCAGCTCCCGGATTTGCAGCTGTGTGTGGTCAAAAGTAGAGTCTGCCCAGAACTTCACTCCAAGCTCTGATTTCCACGTGGGGATCTCAACAGTCAGCACCTTGGGGGGAGgtgactggggtggggagggtcagAGAGAAGCACTTACATCTCCAAGTGGCTCTTCCTAGACCCAGGCTCTAGCTCCTGTGACTCTGTCCTGGCAGCGAGGTCTGCGAAGGACCCCAACCCCACCCAGCAAACCGTCTCCTTGGCTGGGCCAGGGCTGCCCCTGCTGCTGTTACAGGCGAGGGCTGCTGCGGCCCCCGGACCCCTCAATGTCCAGGCGCTCAGCCCCGGTTCTGTGTGAACCGCGGGACGTGTGGACCCCGGGACACTGAGGGCCCTGAGGCCCTTCCTCAGCCGGGGTCGAGTCCAGCGGCGAGGCACCCTGAGCTGtcacaccccaccccctgccccctgtCCGGGGATGCCCGACCCCTCTCGGAGCTCGAGGCGGGCCCGTGTGTCATCCCTGCCCCATCCTCGTGGTGAGCTGGGCTCGTCCAGGCAGAGAGGGTCCTgggggccctgccctgcccccgccTGCCTTCCCTCTCACAGGCTGACCCCGGAGGGAAGGCTCGTCTGCCCGCGCAGGCCTGCCCTCTCCAAGGCCCTCTTGGGTCACAGGCCGGCCGCTGCCCTGGAGGACGGCTCAGGAGCACGTGAGCATGAGCCGTCCTGAGGCTGGAGCCGGTTCGCCCACATTCCAGGGCCGGGGTAGAGGGCGTGCCTCGGGCTGTGGGGGAGGCCACCTGGAGGGCTGGGGAGCTCTCCCTGCAGCCTGGCCTGGCCTcccccccttccccgccccaGGCCAAGGGAGGGGCTGGGACCTCGGCACCCGGAGCGGAGACTGGATGGGCCGACTCCAGactcagacctccctgtcctacCGAGGTTAAAGCAAGGGGGGTGTCCTCTCACTTGGGAGACGGAGCAGGTGGCCGCCCCGGCCCTGGCGCTGACCAAGGAGGGTGAGGGGTGCTCAGATGTTGCATCTTTGATGCGTAATAAAC includes:
- the LOC122451953 gene encoding aminopeptidase B isoform X1 — protein: MAGSQPGAGRRALRAAQAEDVASASSFHTFELLHLHLDLRAEFGPPGPGPGSRGLSGSAVLDLRCRAPGGAAELRLDSHPCVDVTAAALRRGLPEPGRPEPEPEPVPVCTQPFSHYGQALCVRFPQPCAAGERLQVRITYRVGEGPGVCWLAPEQTAGKKKPFVYTQGQAVLNRAFFPCFDTPAVKCRYSALLEVPDGFTAVMSADAWEERGPNKFFFRMSQPIPSYLIALAIGDLVSAEVGPRSRVWAEPCLINAAKEEYNGVIEEFLATGEKLFGPYVWGRYDVLFMPPSFPFGGMENPCLTFVTPCLLAGDRSLADVIIHEIAHSWFGNLVTNANWGEFWLNEGFTMYAQRRISSVLFGVDPDDTYNETPYEKGFCFISYLAHLVGDQDQFDDFLKAYVDEFKFQSILADDFLDFFLDYFPELKKKRVDSIPGFEFDRWLDTPGWPPYLPDLSPGDSLMRPAEELAQLWAAQELDPRAIDAVPTSAWKTYQLVYFLDKILQKSPLPPGNVKKLGEMYPKISNAQNAELRLRWGQIVLKNDHQEDFWKVKEFLHSQGKQKYTLPLYHAMMAGSAAAQTLAKETFAATAPQLHSNVVHYVQQIVEPLGR
- the LOC122451953 gene encoding aminopeptidase B isoform X2; the encoded protein is MAGSQPGAGRRALRAAQAEDVASASSFHTFELLHLHLDLRAEFGPPGPGPGSRGLSGSAVLDLRCRAPGGAAELRLDSHPCVDVTAAALRRGLPEPGRPEPEPEPVPVCTQPFSHYGQALCVRFPQPCAAGERLQVRITYRVGEGPGVCWLAPEQTAGKKKPFVYTQGQAVLNRAFFPCFDTPAVKCRYSALLEVPDGFTAVMSADAWEERGPNKFFFRMSQPIPSYLIALAIGDLVSAEVGPRSRVWAEPCLINAAKEEYNGVIEEFLATGEKLFGPYVWGRYDVLFMPPSFPFGGMENPCLTFVTPCLLAGDRSLADVIIHEIAHSWFGNLVTNANWGEFWLNEGFTMYAQRRISSVLFGPAYTCLEAATGRALLRQHMDITGEDHPLNKLRVRIEPGVDPDDTYNETPYEKGFCFISYLAHLVGDQDQFDDFLKAYVDEFKFQSILADDFLDFFLDYFPELKKKRVDSIPGFEFDRWLDTPGWPPYLPDLSPGDSLMRPAEELAQLWAAQELDPRAIDAVPTSAWKTYQLVYFLDKILQKSPLPPGNVKKLGEMYPKISNAQNAELRLRWGQIVLKNDHQEDFWKVKEFLHSQGKQKYTLPLYHAMMAGSAAAQTLAKETFAATAPQLHSNVVHYVQQIVEPLGR